A window of Nocardia arthritidis genomic DNA:
CGTCGAGCCAGGCTTTGGTGACCAGGGGGAATCGTCCGCTGTCGATGATCGTCCGGGCGTACGCGTCATGGGCGGCCATCCAGGTGTCGAGGTCTTGGCCGGACCGCAGTGTCGCCGCTCGCTCCGCCAATTCGCGAACCGCGTAACCCTGCACGTACGCGTCCATCGACTCGACGATGACGATCATTTCGTCGATCGAGAGCCCCCACCCGTCGACCGCGCGTAACCCGCGCTCCTGCAAGGCCAATCCGTGCGGCCCGACGGCCGGCCGGCCGGACAGTGACGCCATCCAGGGGTGGTCGAGGATCAGTGCTCGTTTCCACGATGCCAGCAGGGTGAGGTCGCGGCGCCAGTGTTGGGTGGGCCGCGGTAGCGGCACCGATCCCAATACCTGGTCGACCATCAGGTCGAACAGGTCGTCCTTCGAGGTCACATAGCGGTAGAGGGAGGTCGTTCCGGTCCCCAGCTCGGCGGCGACCCGTCGCATGGATACGGCTTCCAGGCCCTCGGCGTCGGCGATGCGCACGCACGAGGCCGCGAGCTCGTCCCGGCTGTGTGCCGGTTTCGGCCCGCGTGCCGCCCGCTCCGGTCGCATCCAAATGACATCCACTGCGAACAGTGTAGCCTGGTTTCATAACTGCGAACACTGTGCCCGGGAGAACCTGATGGATGTCATTGTTGTGGGAGCGGGTCCGGTCGGAATGCTCCTCGCCGCCGAACTGAAGCTGGCGGGCGCCGATCCGCTGGTGATCGAAAAACATGACGGCCCTTCGGGTCAGCCGCGCGCCAGGGGTATTGGTCCGCTGGCGACCGAGGCGCTGGTGCGCCGCGGCCTCGGCGCCGAACTGGCCGAACATGACGAGAAAGGACGCGCGGACAAGCTTCGCGATCACGGCAGCGCGAAGGGCCACTTCGCCTCGATCTTCAAGATCGACCAGGACGCCCAGGAAGAACCCGACCGCCGCTTCACGCTGATCTGGCAGGCGGAACTGGAGAAAGTCCTCCTTCGGTACGCACGCGGCCTCGGCGTCGAAATCCGTTACGGCACAGAGCTGACCGAACTGCACCAGGATGCCGACGGCGTCACCGCCAACGAGCTTCGCGCGGACTATCTCGTGGGCTGCGACGGCGGCCGCAGCACGGTCCGCAGGCTCGCCGGCTTCGAATTCCCTGGCACACCACCGCTGATGACCGTGCGCCGGGTCGTCGCCCAGGTCACCGGCGAGCTACCGCAACCAGGGCGACTCGACAACGGCACGTTCTACTACAGCGGCGGTACGGTCGCCACCTTCGATTTCGACGATCACGACCGCCATGACGGCCCGATCACGGCCGAAGAGATGCAAGCCAGCATCAAACGGGTGACGGGCGCCGATGTGACGGTGATGAACGTGGGTGATGGGCTACGGTTCACCGACCAAGCGCGCCAGGTCACCGATTACCGTCGCGGCCGCGTATTCCTGGCCGGCGACGCCGCGCATGTCCACTCGCCGAGTGGTGGTCAGGGCCTGAATCTCGGCCTGATGGATGCGGTGAACCTCGGTTGGAAACTTGCCAACGGCCGGGACGGCCTACTCGACACATATCACCTCGAGCGCCACCCCGTCGGCGCCGCGGTCCTGCACAACACCCGCGCGCAATCCGCACTGCTGCGACCCGGCCCGCACACCGACGCGCTGCGCGACATCATCTCCGACCTCATGGACATTCCAGCGGTCGTGCGGTACTTCGGCCGAATGACATCCGGCCTCGATACCCGCCATGACCTGCCGTATCCCATCGACCACCCGCTGGCCGGGACATACTGTCCCGACCTGCATCTCACCTACGCCGACGGCAGGCGTGGCAGGTTATCCGATCTGACCCGCACCGGCGGACTGGTGCAGATCGGTCCGCCGGACATCGTCTCGACCGGCCGCGGGGATCTGGCCGCCGCGCTGATCCGCCCCGACGGCGTCGTCGCCTGGGCAGTCGCACCGGGCGGCTCGTACGAGACGTTGGCCGCCGCGCGCAGCACTTGGGAATGACCTACGTCGTTGTGAATTCACGGCAAGGCCAGTAGTGCGATGGCGGTGGCGGCGCCGAGGAGGCCTGCGGTCTGGCGTCGGTTGACGCGCTCGCGCAGGAAGATCAGCGCCAGCAGCACTGGGATGGCCGGGTATAGGGCGGCCAAGACGGTGGCGACGGCCATCAATTGTTGGTGTGTGGCAATCCAATACAGGATTATCGCGACGCTGCCGATCGCTCCGGCGCCGGCGGCCGCGCATCCCCAGCCTGCGGGCATTCGTCTATTGCTGACGGTGGCCAGGACCAAGCTCATGATCACCAGCACCGAAACCACGCGGCTCACCACGACGGGCCAGAGCCCGGCCGACAACGGAATTCGTGTCATGCCGAGGAATTGGACGGCGAATCCCACACCGGCGATCAGTGAGTCGCGCACCGCCGATGGCCCGGTGACGTGTCCGGTTGTGGCCGGTCCGGCGGAGATCAGCCAAATCGCAGGCAGCGCAACGACAATGCCGAGCAGTCCGGTCCAGCCCGGGTGTTCGCCGAGTACGGTCAGCCCGATCAGGACGGGGATCGCGACGGCGCCGACATCGCTGATCGGCACCACCACGCTGAACGCGCCCGAACTCATCGCACGATAGAGGAACGCCACCCCGACTCCCGTTCCGGCGCCGGACAGCGCTCCCCAGCCGACGGCGGATATCGTCGCCGGGCCGTGCTGCCACAGCAGGGCGGCGATGATGGCGATCGCGGTGCCGCCCAACTGGGCATACAGCGACACCACCATCCCCGGCGCGCGGCGCGCGGCCAGCCCGCTGACGAAATGGGTGATGCCGAAGCACCCGGCCGCCGACAGCGCCATCAGCTCACCCATTACCGGCCGCTCGCCGGACCGAACAACCGGAGGCGGCTCTCTTTTCCGCTATGAATCTGCCTGTGGCGCATACGCATTCCCCTCTGTGCCGGATTCGAGAACGGTCAACCGTCGGCGATCGACGATCACCGAACGATCGTGAAGTTTCGATGGAGGTATGCCCACCGGCTTCGGGTTCGAAGCCCGGTCGCACACGGGAGCGCGCCGCAATTCCATACCGCCCAGCTGCTATCCGCCGACACACTCCCGGATCACACCGTGCCCCAGGCGGATTCATCTTGACCGGCCGAGGAGCCCCTGCAATCGGCTGGCGCGGGTGCCGCACTGGTTGAAAGCCGTGCTCGGGAAACCGCGCTGGGATTAATCAGGAAAGGAGGTTACTCAGCTCGAATTGTCTTCGCCGCCAACACATGCCAGAGCCACCGGCGCGGCTCATGAGGCGCCGTTGTGCGGGGATTCGGCGGTGGTGGGGTAGGGTGTTGGGCACGAGGCTAGACTTGGGGGGCAAATGCGTTGGGGCGCAACGAATGTCCTGCGAGACCGCAATGCGCGATTGTATCTGGGTGGGGTGATCGTCTCCGGATTCGGCGACACGGCGATGATGCTGGCCGCCGGAATCTGGGTGAAGACGCTCACCGGTTCCAACAGCCTTGCCGCACTGGTCGGGTTCTGTGTCTGGGCGCCGACCATCGCCGGGCCCGTGCTCGGCATCGTGGCCGACCGGGTGCCGCGTCGCCGGCTGCTGGTCGGCACCAACCTGGCACTCGCCGTGGTCATGACCGCACTGCTGACAGTGCGCACATCTGGACACGTGTGGCTGCTGTTCGCCGTGCTGCTGGTGGTCGGTATCGGCATGGTGATCACCGATGCGGCCGAGACGGCATTGGTGGCCACCGCGATCGCTCCGGAACTGCGCGGCGACTTCAACGGTCTGGTGCGCACGGCCATCGAAAGTATGAAACTGGTTGCGCCCCTTGCCGGAGCGGCGCTGTTCACCACGATCGGCGGGCCTGCGGTGGCACTGGTGGACGCGGTCACCTTCATGATGGCCGCGGCGGCGTTCCGGCTGCTGCGCGTCCCACGGCACAACCCGACCGTGCGCACCCGACGGTGGCGGACATCCGAAAGCGCGGGCATCCGGCTGCGGGACCGACGCGTCAGGCCGCGCACGCGGACCCGGTGGACGGCCGATACCGCCGACGGGATTCGCTATCTGTGGCGGCAACCCGAGTCGCGGGCGATCGTCGTCTCGGCGGGGTTCGCGATTATGCTGGCCAGCCTCAGCAGTACCGCCACCTACGCGATGCTGGACTCGGGGCTGCACCAGTCTCCGGCATTCGCCGGAGTCCTGATGCCGGTGCAGGGGATGGGTTCGATCGTCAGCGGACTGGCGGCCGGTGCGCTGATGCGCCGGACGTCCGAGCGCAGCTTCGCAACGGCCGGGCTTGTCGTATTCGCCCTCGGTGTTCTCGCGCGGGCCACGCCGTGGCTGCCGGTCGTGCTCGGCGGCAGTCTGCTGATCGGGCTGGGCCTGCCGTGCCCACTGGTCGCGGCTATGACCGTCATCCAACAGCGCACCCCGCACGCCCTGCTCGGACGCGTGGGCGCGACAGCAAACACGATCATGTTCGCCCCCAACGGCTTTGCGCTGCTTGGCGGTTCGGCGCTGGTAGCCGTGCTCGACTACCGAATGCAGACGATCACCGCAGGACTGCTCGCCCTGACCATCGCGACCCTCTTGGCCCGGACCACAACACGTCGAAACACCACGACGGCAGCAATATCCACCTCAGACATCGATGTGGTCTGATCGTCGAATTCGGAACAGAACTCGCTGAGCTGGTGCTGGGCCTGGATTCCGGCGCCGACGACTACCTGGCCAATCCGTTCGATTTCGCCGAGCCAGCCGCTCGCGTGCGCGCGGTGTCGTGCCACCCGGTGACGGCCGGCGGTGCGGAGCTCGCCGTCGGGGATGTGCGGCTCGATATGGCGACTCGGCGGGTGTGGTGCGCGGAGGTGCTGACCCCGTTGACCCCCAAGGAATTCGCCGTGCTCCATTTCCTGATGCAGCGCGGCCGGCGAGGTGGTCAGCCGCATTGGCCGGCGGCACCCTCGAAGCCCGACATGATCGGTCGACAGGTGAGGCGTCCGGAGGTGCGCTCGACGTCGACGAGTGTGTGTCGTGCTACACAGTGCGTGGCAGGGAGGTTAGTATCATTAGCTGTCTGTATCTCGCTATCGAGATGGATATCTGTTGGCTGCTAAGAACTTTCGTGCTTCGGGGGTGGCGTGACGAGACATTTTTATCGGTCTACGGCAAGGGAAGTACTCACCACGCCCTCACTGTCAGCAGTCATCACAACGCAGCTGAGTCGGAGGGCCCAGCCAGTAGAGCAAAGAGGGTGGGACGCTAGCCTGCCACGTCTTGCTGAGATCCTGGTTGATGCCGGACTGCCTCTGGTCGACATGCTCATCGAATATCCCCTGCCGGGATCGAGCTACCGGGCCGATGTGGTGCTCGCTGGAGTGCACCCGGTCACCGGTGCTGCCAACTACGTCGTAGTTGAACACAAGCAGTGGAGCGAAGCTCAGCTGGCGTGGAACAGCGATCGGATCGTGCGGTCGCGTCAGTTGCGTGGAGACCACATGCACCCAGTCGATCAGGTTCGGGGGTACTGCAACTATCTAAGGCAGTCAATGGTTCTGCTTCACGACCGGCCTGAAGCGATACACGGTGTCGCTTATCTATACAACGCGACCCGGCAGTCAGTGAGTGCACTGTTCGCGCGGGTACAGGATGACCTGGGGCGAATGTTCACGGGTGATCAGTACGATGAATTCATAGCGTATTTGCGTTCCCAATTCGCACCCGCTCCCGGCGCTGCGGCCGCAGACCTAATTATTGCCAGTGAGATTCGGCACAGGAAGACGTTA
This region includes:
- a CDS encoding TetR/AcrR family transcriptional regulator, with the protein product MDVIWMRPERAARGPKPAHSRDELAASCVRIADAEGLEAVSMRRVAAELGTGTTSLYRYVTSKDDLFDLMVDQVLGSVPLPRPTQHWRRDLTLLASWKRALILDHPWMASLSGRPAVGPHGLALQERGLRAVDGWGLSIDEMIVIVESMDAYVQGYAVRELAERAATLRSGQDLDTWMAAHDAYARTIIDSGRFPLVTKAWLDANEPHAADRAERGFRHGLDRLLDGYATGMRRARERPRR
- a CDS encoding FAD-dependent monooxygenase; this encodes MDVIVVGAGPVGMLLAAELKLAGADPLVIEKHDGPSGQPRARGIGPLATEALVRRGLGAELAEHDEKGRADKLRDHGSAKGHFASIFKIDQDAQEEPDRRFTLIWQAELEKVLLRYARGLGVEIRYGTELTELHQDADGVTANELRADYLVGCDGGRSTVRRLAGFEFPGTPPLMTVRRVVAQVTGELPQPGRLDNGTFYYSGGTVATFDFDDHDRHDGPITAEEMQASIKRVTGADVTVMNVGDGLRFTDQARQVTDYRRGRVFLAGDAAHVHSPSGGQGLNLGLMDAVNLGWKLANGRDGLLDTYHLERHPVGAAVLHNTRAQSALLRPGPHTDALRDIISDLMDIPAVVRYFGRMTSGLDTRHDLPYPIDHPLAGTYCPDLHLTYADGRRGRLSDLTRTGGLVQIGPPDIVSTGRGDLAAALIRPDGVVAWAVAPGGSYETLAAARSTWE
- a CDS encoding EamA family transporter, which gives rise to MGELMALSAAGCFGITHFVSGLAARRAPGMVVSLYAQLGGTAIAIIAALLWQHGPATISAVGWGALSGAGTGVGVAFLYRAMSSGAFSVVVPISDVGAVAIPVLIGLTVLGEHPGWTGLLGIVVALPAIWLISAGPATTGHVTGPSAVRDSLIAGVGFAVQFLGMTRIPLSAGLWPVVVSRVVSVLVIMSLVLATVSNRRMPAGWGCAAAGAGAIGSVAIILYWIATHQQLMAVATVLAALYPAIPVLLALIFLRERVNRRQTAGLLGAATAIALLALP
- a CDS encoding MFS transporter is translated as MRWGATNVLRDRNARLYLGGVIVSGFGDTAMMLAAGIWVKTLTGSNSLAALVGFCVWAPTIAGPVLGIVADRVPRRRLLVGTNLALAVVMTALLTVRTSGHVWLLFAVLLVVGIGMVITDAAETALVATAIAPELRGDFNGLVRTAIESMKLVAPLAGAALFTTIGGPAVALVDAVTFMMAAAAFRLLRVPRHNPTVRTRRWRTSESAGIRLRDRRVRPRTRTRWTADTADGIRYLWRQPESRAIVVSAGFAIMLASLSSTATYAMLDSGLHQSPAFAGVLMPVQGMGSIVSGLAAGALMRRTSERSFATAGLVVFALGVLARATPWLPVVLGGSLLIGLGLPCPLVAAMTVIQQRTPHALLGRVGATANTIMFAPNGFALLGGSALVAVLDYRMQTITAGLLALTIATLLARTTTRRNTTTAAISTSDIDVV